From the Micromonospora echinofusca genome, the window TCAGCAGGTCACGCAGCCGCCCGACGACCTGGTCGATGCCCAGCTCGGTGGTGTCGAGCACCACGGCGTCGGCGGCCTGGGTCAGCGGGTCGGCCTTGCGGGTCGAGTCGAGCCGGTCCCGCCGGGCCAGGTCGGCCGCGGTCGCCGCCACGTCGGTGGCGTCCTCGGCGCTGCGCCGGGCGGCCCGGGCCGCCTCGGACGCGGTCAGGTAGACCTTCAGGTCGGCATCCGGCGCCACCACGGAGCCGATGTCGCGGCCCTCGACCACGATCCGGCCGGCGTTGACGATCATCTCGCGCTGCCGGTTGACCAGCAGGGCGCGCACCGCCGGCACGGCGGCCACCGCGGAGACCGCTCCGGTCACCTCCGGGCCGCGGATCTGTGCGTCGACGTTCACGCCGTCGGCGGTCACGCCGTACCCCTGGGGGTCGGTGCCGATGCGCAGGTCGACCTCGCCGGCGACCTTGGCCACCGACTCGGCGTCGGTCAGGTCGACCCCGGAGCGCAGCACCGCCCAGGTGATGGCGCGGTACATGGCGCCGGTGTCGAGATAGCGGGCACCGATGCCGACGGCGAGCCGCCGCGAGACGGTGGACTTACCCGAACCGGACGGCCCGTCCACAGCGACCACGCATCGCCCGGCCCGTTCGTTTTCCTCCACCGTCGTCCTCCTCAGCCCGTACCTCACGAAACACCGGATGTGTCGCGAGCGGTTGTCCAAACGTTCTCAATGATGCCCGGCGTCGCGGCCGCGCGGTGGGCGCCGCCAGCACCGGGCCGCCAGGGAGCCTACCGGCAGCCGTACCCCGAACCCGGGGGTCAGTCACCCACGGCCTTGAACAGGGCGGCGACCTCCGCGTTGGTCAGCCGCCGCGTCCGCCCCGCGCGCAGGTCGCCCAGCCGGATCGGCCCGATGGCGGTACGCACCAGCCGGCTCACCGGGTGGCCCACCTCGCCGAGCAGCCGGCGGACGATGTGCTTGCGCCCCTCGTGCAGGCTCAGCTCGACCTGGGCGCTGCGTCCCAGCGTGTCCACCACCCTGAAGGAGTCGACCTTCGCCGGCCCGTCCTCCAGCTCCACGCCGGCCATCAGCCGCTTGCCGAGGTTGCGCGGGATCGGTCCGGAAACCTCGCACAGGTACGTCTTCTGCACCCCGTACGACGGGTGCATCAGCTTGTGCGCGAGGGTGCCGTCGTTGGTGAGCAGCAGCAGGCCCTCGCTGTCGGCGTCGAGGCGCCCCACGTGGTAGACCCGCTGCTCCACCCGGTTGCCGAGGAAGTCGGCGAGCGCGGTGCGCCCCTTCTCGTCGGCCATGGTCGAGACGACCCCGCGGGGCTTGTTCATGGCCAGGTAGACCAGTCGGGTGTCGGCGACGAGGCGCTCGCCGTCGACGTGGATCACGGCGGTGGCGGGGTCGACCTTGTCGCCGAGCTGGGCGACCCGGCCGTCGACGGTGACCCGGCGGCGGAAGATCAGGTCCTCGCAGGCGCGCCGGGAGCCGACGCCGGCGGCGGCCAGCACCTTCTGCAGGCGCTCGGCCCCCTCGAAGACGGGCGCGTCGGGGCGGGGCGTGCGGTCATCGCGTGGCATCGGCAAGCTCTTCTACGTCGTCGGGAAGGAACGGGGCCAGCGGCGGGAGGTCGTCGACGCTGTTCAGCCCGAGCTTCTCCAGGAACATCGTGGTGGTCCGGTAGAGGAACGCCCCGCTGTCCGGTTCGGTGCCGCACTCCTCGACCAACCCGCGGGAGACCAGGGTACGGATCACCCCGTCGCAGTTGACACCCCGGATGGCGGAGATCCGCGAGCGGGTGACGGGCTGCTTGTACGCGATCACGGCCAGTGTCTCCAGCGCGGCCTGGGTCAGCCGCACGGACTGCCCGTCCAGTACGAACCGTTCCACGTAGGTGGCGTATTCCGGCCGGGTGTAGAGACGCCAGCCACCCGCGGCCCGGCGCAGCTCGAAGCCGTGCCCGGCGGCCGTGTAGCCGGCGGCGATCTCGTCCAGCATCGGCCCGATCCGCTCGGCGGGCTGCTCCAGCACCTGGGCGAGGATCAGCTCGCTGACCGGCTCGTCCACCACCAGCAGGATCGCCTCCAGGGCCCCGCGCAGCTCCGCGTCGTCGAGTTCCGGGGGCGGCTCGGGCGCCGGCGCCCCCCGCCGCCGCCCCGCAGCACCCTTCGCCGATGAGCCCCGACCGCCCCTACCCTCCCTGCCCCCCGTCTCCCCGAACCCGCCGCTCTCCCCCGACCCGCGGCCCTCCTCGGCCCCGCCCGTCCCCCCGGACCCGCCGCCCTCCCCGAACCCGCCGGCCGCCCCAGGCGCGGCTACCGCCGCAGACTCCGCCGCCTCCTCAGGATCTCCCGAGATCTTGGTAGGTTCAGGCCCCTCGGGGGGCGCGGAGTTACCAAGATCTTCGGTTTCGGGAGCTGCGGAGGGGGCCGTGGGGCGCTGCCAGGGCGGCACCCAGGCGGCGGCCTGGTCGGCCAGGGAGTCCCGACGCTCGTCGCTGCTCATCCCGCTCGCTCCTCCGTCGTCGCCGTCCCGTTCCCGTCCGCCGCCACACCCGACACCGAGCCGGTATGCGCCACGGCCGAGCCGGTGTCGTCCGCCGCCACATCTGCCACCGCGGCTGAGCCGATCTCGTCCGCCACGCCGTCCGGCACCGGCCGCCGCTCGGCCGACGCCGCCGGCAGCGGGCCGGAGCCCGCCGGCTCGGCCGGGGTGCCCGCGTACTCGTCGACGTGCAGGTCGGAGCCGCCCTCGGCGGGGCCGGTCCAGCGTACGGTCAGCTCCTCCAGCGCCTGCTCCTGGACGAACGCGACCAGGCCCTCCCGGTAGAGCTCCAGCAGCGCCAGGAACCGGGCCACCACCTCCAGGGTGGCCTCGCAGTCGGCGCAGAGGAGCGAGAAGGTGGCCGTGCCGGCCCGGCGCAGCCGCTCGGCGAGGATGCCCGCGTGCTCGCGGACGCTGACCCGCACCATGTGCACGTGGGCGACGGACACCTCCGGCACCGGCTTCGGCGTCATCGCCCTGACCGCCAGCTTCAGCAGCCGCTGCGGGCCGATGCCGAGGACCAGGTCGGGCAGTGCCTCGGCGTAGCGGGGCTCCAGGGTCACCGCGCGGGGGTAGCGCCGGCCGCCGACCTCCTCCAGCGCGGCGATGTGCGCCGCCGCCTCCTTGTACGCCTTGTACTGCAACAGCCGGGCGAAGAGCAGGTCCCGCGCCTCCAGCAGCGCGAGGTCCTCCTCGTCCTCGACCTCGGCGGCAGGCAGCAGCCGGGCC encodes:
- a CDS encoding segregation and condensation protein A produces the protein MPEQPPVRAAEALAEVPTDPAGVPGTAAESGGFTVRLANFTGPFDLLLQLIGKHKLDVTEVALHRVTDEFIAYIRAMGDQWDLDEASEFLLIAATLLDLKAARLLPAAEVEDEEDLALLEARDLLFARLLQYKAYKEAAAHIAALEEVGGRRYPRAVTLEPRYAEALPDLVLGIGPQRLLKLAVRAMTPKPVPEVSVAHVHMVRVSVREHAGILAERLRRAGTATFSLLCADCEATLEVVARFLALLELYREGLVAFVQEQALEELTVRWTGPAEGGSDLHVDEYAGTPAEPAGSGPLPAASAERRPVPDGVADEIGSAAVADVAADDTGSAVAHTGSVSGVAADGNGTATTEERAG
- a CDS encoding pseudouridine synthase; translated protein: MPRDDRTPRPDAPVFEGAERLQKVLAAAGVGSRRACEDLIFRRRVTVDGRVAQLGDKVDPATAVIHVDGERLVADTRLVYLAMNKPRGVVSTMADEKGRTALADFLGNRVEQRVYHVGRLDADSEGLLLLTNDGTLAHKLMHPSYGVQKTYLCEVSGPIPRNLGKRLMAGVELEDGPAKVDSFRVVDTLGRSAQVELSLHEGRKHIVRRLLGEVGHPVSRLVRTAIGPIRLGDLRAGRTRRLTNAEVAALFKAVGD
- the cmk gene encoding (d)CMP kinase, which codes for MEENERAGRCVVAVDGPSGSGKSTVSRRLAVGIGARYLDTGAMYRAITWAVLRSGVDLTDAESVAKVAGEVDLRIGTDPQGYGVTADGVNVDAQIRGPEVTGAVSAVAAVPAVRALLVNRQREMIVNAGRIVVEGRDIGSVVAPDADLKVYLTASEAARAARRSAEDATDVAATAADLARRDRLDSTRKADPLTQAADAVVLDTTELGIDQVVGRLRDLLTDRGVA
- the scpB gene encoding SMC-Scp complex subunit ScpB, with amino-acid sequence MSSDERRDSLADQAAAWVPPWQRPTAPSAAPETEDLGNSAPPEGPEPTKISGDPEEAAESAAVAAPGAAGGFGEGGGSGGTGGAEEGRGSGESGGFGETGGREGRGGRGSSAKGAAGRRRGAPAPEPPPELDDAELRGALEAILLVVDEPVSELILAQVLEQPAERIGPMLDEIAAGYTAAGHGFELRRAAGGWRLYTRPEYATYVERFVLDGQSVRLTQAALETLAVIAYKQPVTRSRISAIRGVNCDGVIRTLVSRGLVEECGTEPDSGAFLYRTTTMFLEKLGLNSVDDLPPLAPFLPDDVEELADATR